One window of the Leptospiraceae bacterium genome contains the following:
- a CDS encoding cytochrome c, translated as MKDNKTFSIPEWIIYPAVGIFVFGLIVGAFGTLFSSKDVSLKYKEEAGVYIVKAKFDMVVPQRTEAVIAQGKILYEQACAACHLADMKGAVGPNLIDNEWRNPPAKETHLFKLVWNGIPNGNPPMPAKGGRLDFTSEQIWSILYYISSKNPKIERDAVPTQ; from the coding sequence ATGAAAGATAACAAAACTTTTTCCATTCCAGAATGGATCATTTATCCTGCTGTGGGTATTTTTGTTTTCGGTTTGATCGTAGGTGCATTTGGCACACTTTTTTCAAGCAAAGATGTATCTTTGAAATATAAAGAGGAAGCTGGTGTTTATATCGTGAAAGCCAAGTTTGATATGGTTGTTCCTCAACGAACGGAAGCTGTCATTGCGCAAGGGAAAATTCTCTATGAGCAAGCCTGCGCTGCATGTCATTTGGCAGACATGAAAGGAGCTGTCGGACCTAATTTGATTGATAATGAATGGAGAAATCCACCTGCTAAAGAAACCCATCTATTCAAATTAGTCTGGAATGGTATACCCAATGGAAATCCCCCCATGCCTGCAAAAGGAGGACGATTGGATTTTACATCAGAACAAATTTGGAGTATTCTGTATTACATTTCTTCTAAAAATCCAAAGATTGAAAGAGATGCAGTCCCCACTCAATAA
- a CDS encoding DHH family phosphoesterase, whose product MSFAKLKILKDLFLIPEYQHLHSHDFFSQRLLIYSPLYLPDIEKGFIKLNHAISHNKKIFIFGDRDVDGVTSTAMIYDYLKSQYPHLDIVYKNSKDSDVYGISVKTISLIEEFKPDLVIFLDMGSSHLHVVQKLIENHIDVIIIDHHIPQITVPDKVLEQIAFINPHLSKVVLENENKISTSGLSLKFILFFELYKASALERILVFQYKNFFHAYQNGFFLGKFSSLNEIKDFHHQPIKKYTKYRISEISQYFPEVLRDDLEDLFFDKPLEFGKYLTCLSIELRKEILNVFLKYSTLAAIGMIADQVPLIGENRTIVKAGLGLLDYKPTFLEGLVGLAQGLGINLEALSSKDMNWSIVPVLNAAGRIGETEKAVEILLEKNILSALEKTQVLIQFNQQRKERTKKNLEILENSHNELQEEVGFVLFYHHELEPGVSGILATRLAEKYKKPAIWINPDGEFAKGSVRSWNGVNVLEMLLPLKNLFVDIGGHADAVGFTITYENIPKLKERLKTLTQNYYPGLHLEKKQGYKNYFELSIRPDQLGEELLNDIRLLEPFGNGNPELYFVLKSVRINNPEIFSHKHLKFKVFNASDSIEFILWNAFPIIFENNLDEFSKFRWDITGMFERNIYFPTYSNCAFRFYVKSLIKKESVDSVLDAILK is encoded by the coding sequence ATGTCCTTTGCAAAACTCAAGATACTAAAAGATTTATTTCTGATTCCTGAGTATCAGCACCTACATAGCCATGATTTTTTTTCCCAAAGACTTTTGATATATAGTCCTTTGTACTTACCAGACATCGAAAAAGGATTCATAAAGCTAAATCACGCAATTTCGCATAATAAAAAAATTTTCATTTTTGGGGATCGGGACGTTGACGGCGTGACTTCGACAGCCATGATTTATGACTATCTTAAATCACAGTATCCACATTTAGATATTGTCTATAAGAATTCAAAAGATAGTGATGTTTATGGCATCTCCGTAAAAACGATTTCTCTGATTGAAGAATTCAAACCTGATTTGGTGATTTTTTTGGACATGGGGAGTTCTCACTTACATGTAGTCCAAAAGCTGATCGAAAATCATATTGATGTAATCATTATTGATCATCATATTCCACAAATCACAGTTCCTGATAAGGTCTTAGAACAGATTGCTTTTATTAATCCCCATCTTTCAAAAGTAGTTTTAGAAAACGAAAATAAGATTTCCACTTCTGGTCTAAGCTTAAAGTTCATTTTATTTTTTGAGTTATACAAGGCATCAGCTCTCGAAAGGATTCTTGTTTTCCAGTATAAAAACTTCTTTCATGCCTATCAAAATGGATTCTTTTTAGGGAAGTTCTCAAGCCTAAATGAAATCAAAGATTTTCATCATCAACCCATCAAAAAATACACTAAATATAGAATTTCTGAGATTTCTCAATATTTTCCCGAAGTTCTTCGTGATGACTTAGAAGACCTATTTTTCGATAAACCCCTTGAGTTCGGAAAATACCTCACTTGTTTATCCATCGAGCTACGAAAAGAAATCTTAAATGTCTTTTTGAAATATTCAACTTTAGCAGCGATTGGGATGATTGCCGATCAAGTTCCCCTCATCGGAGAAAACCGAACCATCGTAAAAGCCGGCTTGGGATTACTTGATTACAAACCAACCTTTTTAGAAGGACTCGTAGGATTAGCTCAAGGATTAGGAATCAACCTAGAAGCACTGTCATCAAAAGATATGAATTGGAGTATTGTGCCGGTTCTCAACGCAGCAGGAAGAATAGGAGAAACCGAAAAAGCCGTTGAAATTCTTTTAGAAAAAAATATATTGTCGGCATTAGAAAAAACACAAGTTCTCATTCAATTCAATCAACAAAGAAAAGAAAGAACGAAGAAAAATTTAGAGATTTTAGAGAATTCTCATAATGAACTCCAAGAAGAAGTCGGTTTTGTTTTATTCTATCATCACGAATTAGAACCAGGTGTCTCGGGTATCTTGGCGACTCGACTGGCAGAAAAATATAAAAAACCAGCGATTTGGATCAATCCTGATGGAGAATTCGCAAAAGGTTCAGTTCGATCATGGAATGGTGTGAATGTTTTAGAAATGCTTCTACCCCTTAAGAATTTGTTTGTTGACATTGGTGGTCATGCCGATGCCGTGGGTTTTACCATCACCTATGAAAACATCCCAAAGTTAAAAGAACGGCTAAAAACGTTAACTCAAAATTATTATCCTGGACTTCATTTAGAAAAAAAGCAAGGTTATAAAAACTACTTTGAACTTAGTATCAGACCAGACCAATTAGGAGAGGAACTATTAAACGATATTCGTCTTTTAGAACCTTTTGGTAATGGTAATCCTGAGCTTTATTTTGTTTTGAAAAGCGTTCGAATCAATAATCCTGAAATTTTTAGTCATAAACACTTGAAGTTCAAAGTATTTAATGCATCTGATTCGATTGAGTTTATTTTATGGAATGCCTTCCCTATCATCTTTGAAAATAACTTAGATGAGTTTTCTAAATTTCGCTGGGATATTACAGGAATGTTTGAAAGAAACATCTATTTCCCTACTTATTCCAATTGTGCTTTTCGTTTTTACGTTAAATCGTTGATAAAAAAAGAAAGTGTTGATAGTGTTTTGGATGCTATATTAAAATAA
- the ispG gene encoding (E)-4-hydroxy-3-methylbut-2-enyl-diphosphate synthase, with amino-acid sequence MKNTSLIDINSHIKEIVLSSKNINYQGKYFDHPFVYQRFPTRKVRVGKVYLGGDEPIRVQSMTTTPTLDIEATVFQTKKLFEAGCEIVRITTKNPKEAKALKEIKEKLLQDGYDGPIVADVHFSPQTALIAADYADKVRINPGNFVDTKTFEKKEYTDEEYEKEIEKIHHAFKPLILKLKEQGKSLRIGCNHGSLSDRIMNRFGDTPEGMVESVIEYIKIAEYYDFHEIVVSMKASNPFIMIQAYKMLIERFLKESMNYPIHLGVTEAGDGKDGRLKSAAGIGLLLLEGIGDTIRVSLTEDPIEEIPVAKAIIQSVENIKKQNQLLYETLKDYPNLSIHQPYEIKRTSKNYEIPQIGSQYQVKWAINFHSTELNEEFIKNLTLNPPDYFILKKEEFENYKNFINNFNFNLKITPIFEVSVHDKDYIKKIIAEFEECGFYLKDFSFDDHFEIFSLFEKKHILILNVLFRDFPSLDVIRRTFMHVQSISERYSVVISFESSFEIDLIRWYRFLRTELREPPPVLLKLNITKYRNLSEDDLIAYIGILGAGSIYSSIGDILWVESDRMEDSFVFGTDVLQITRLRLSRADFISCPSCGRTLFDLQITTQRIKELTQHLKGVKIAIMGCIVNGLGEMADADFGYVGASPGKVNLYRGKELIKRNVPEEEAPLELVRLIQESGKWIDPS; translated from the coding sequence ATGAAAAATACTTCTCTAATTGATATCAATAGCCACATCAAAGAGATTGTTCTTTCCTCAAAAAACATAAATTACCAAGGGAAATACTTCGATCATCCATTTGTGTATCAAAGATTTCCCACAAGAAAAGTTCGAGTCGGGAAAGTCTATCTTGGAGGTGATGAACCTATACGTGTGCAATCTATGACTACTACTCCCACTTTGGATATTGAAGCTACGGTTTTTCAAACCAAGAAGTTATTTGAAGCTGGATGTGAAATTGTTCGAATCACCACTAAAAACCCCAAAGAAGCAAAGGCTTTGAAAGAAATAAAAGAAAAACTTCTACAAGATGGTTATGATGGTCCTATTGTTGCTGATGTTCATTTTTCTCCTCAAACGGCGTTGATAGCCGCAGATTACGCCGACAAAGTAAGAATCAATCCAGGCAACTTTGTCGATACAAAAACCTTCGAAAAAAAAGAATATACTGACGAGGAATACGAAAAAGAAATAGAAAAAATCCATCATGCCTTCAAACCGTTGATCCTCAAACTTAAAGAACAAGGAAAATCCCTAAGAATAGGATGTAATCATGGTTCATTGTCGGATCGAATCATGAACCGTTTTGGAGATACTCCTGAAGGTATGGTAGAGTCTGTGATCGAATATATCAAGATCGCAGAATACTATGATTTCCATGAGATTGTGGTTTCTATGAAGGCTTCTAATCCCTTTATCATGATTCAAGCCTATAAAATGCTGATAGAAAGATTTCTCAAAGAGTCCATGAATTATCCCATTCATCTGGGAGTAACAGAAGCAGGAGATGGCAAAGACGGAAGGCTCAAATCCGCAGCAGGCATCGGGCTTTTACTTTTAGAAGGAATTGGAGATACCATCAGAGTTTCTTTAACAGAAGACCCCATCGAAGAAATCCCTGTTGCTAAAGCTATCATTCAAAGCGTAGAAAACATAAAAAAACAGAATCAACTTTTATATGAAACTTTGAAAGATTATCCTAACCTCAGTATTCACCAACCTTACGAAATCAAGAGGACGAGCAAAAACTACGAAATCCCACAGATTGGTTCTCAATACCAAGTGAAATGGGCTATCAACTTCCATTCCACTGAACTAAATGAAGAATTCATCAAAAACCTCACTTTGAATCCCCCAGATTATTTTATCTTGAAGAAAGAAGAATTCGAGAATTATAAAAATTTTATAAATAATTTCAACTTTAATCTCAAAATTACTCCCATTTTTGAAGTTTCAGTTCACGACAAAGATTACATCAAAAAAATTATAGCTGAGTTCGAGGAATGTGGTTTTTACCTCAAGGATTTTTCGTTTGATGATCATTTCGAGATTTTCTCTCTTTTTGAGAAAAAACACATTTTGATTTTGAATGTTTTATTTAGAGATTTTCCATCTCTTGATGTCATAAGAAGGACCTTCATGCACGTTCAATCTATATCCGAAAGATATTCTGTTGTGATTTCGTTTGAGTCTTCTTTTGAAATCGATTTGATTCGTTGGTATCGTTTTTTACGAACTGAACTTCGTGAACCACCTCCCGTCCTACTCAAGCTGAATATTACGAAATACAGAAACCTCAGTGAAGATGATTTGATTGCATACATAGGGATTTTAGGTGCAGGTTCAATTTACTCAAGCATAGGGGATATTCTTTGGGTAGAAAGTGATCGTATGGAGGATAGCTTTGTTTTTGGTACGGATGTTCTTCAAATTACACGATTACGTTTATCAAGAGCTGATTTCATTAGTTGTCCGTCTTGTGGCAGAACTTTGTTTGATTTACAAATCACGACCCAACGCATCAAGGAACTCACACAACATCTCAAAGGAGTTAAGATTGCGATCATGGGCTGTATCGTCAATGGTTTGGGAGAAATGGCAGACGCTGATTTCGGTTATGTTGGAGCATCTCCGGGAAAAGTAAATTTATACCGGGGAAAAGAGCTGATCAAAAGAAACGTCCCAGAAGAAGAAGCTCCACTCGAATTAGTAAGATTGATTCAAGAATCAGGCAAGTGGATTGATCCTTCATGA